The stretch of DNA TTGAGGCGCATCAATATTGCGCATCTTCTGGTCGTGGTCTTTTTTGAAAATACCGAAATTGTAGATTATTCTAATCAAGAGGCGCACACCACAGAGGAAATTTATTACAAAACGATTGCTTCCAAATTTGTAGAAGAAAAGCATCGTATAGTCCAAGAGTTGCGTCAATATGGTATCCAAGCAATTTTAACTCGCCCAGAAGATCTTTCTGTGAATAGTATTAATAAATACTTAGAAATGAAATCAAGAGGAATGATTTAAGTCGCTATTGAATATGAATAGAACTGTCCTTTATTGTTTTTTAACGTTACTTTTGTTAGGAGCAGGTATGGAACCAACTACTGCTCAAACTTTAGAGTCTTGGTACCAGCGTTATCGCAAATTGCCCAATAATGACATTGCTTATTATGAGGAAAGAATCGGGCTGTTAGACAGTATCATAGGAAAGGAGATTCATCAAGAAGTAGAACTTGTCCTCCCCCTAATTGATACCTTAGCATTTTTACATCAACGTTTGGGCCATAAGGCAAGGTGTAATCACACTCGTTACAAGACAAAGGGGTTTATGTATGCCATTCGAGAGAATTACTTGGAAGCCTTAAATTATTATCAAAAATATAGTGAGAGTGAAACCTTTAGAAAAGAAAGTGTCGATGATGGGTATTTTCTGTTGGATGTAGGGAATCTATATTATGACCTAAAACTGTATAATTTAGCAAAGACTTATTATCAAGATGCTGAGCAAGTTTTTAAAAATAAAGAAAATTATAGGGGCTTAGGCACCATTAATTCTAATTATTGCTTGGTGGCTCAAGAATTAGGACAGATTGATAGTGCTTTGCACTATGTCCAGAAAGCGCTTTCTTTGCAAGAAAATATGGTAAAAGATTCTTTTCAAATTGCTTATACTTATCAGGTAATTGGACGCTTGTATAGCGAGCACAAACATAATTACCCTAAGGCTATTGCCAATTTCCAAAAGACGATTTCTTTATTGTCTAATGAGGATTTAAAAGAAGATTTTGGTTATAATCAATTTATTCGGTATTTACCTCAAACCTATATGCGTTTAGGGCAGGTTTATTATGCTTTGAATGAGGTAGATTCAGGTTATTTTTATCTCCATAAAGCACTAGAGAAAGTCAAAGCAATTCACCAAGATCATGTATTTATTTATATCGGTACGGAATCGGGCAAAACATGGCTAGAACAAGGACAATTAAAAGAAGCAGAAGATTTATTGTTGGCTACAGAAAAGCTGGCAGAAGCGAATGGTAATGATAAAGGCTTAGAGCGTTGTTATGCTTACTTGAAGCAAATTTATACTCAAAAAGAAGACTACAAAAAAGCAATTTACTATGCTGCTAAATATGAAGTGTCTAGAAACTTTTTCCAAGAGGAGGAAAAACGACTGTTCTTAATTAATGAGCAATTATTACAGCAAGAAAAAAATCAACGGATACTCAAGCAGGAACAAACAATTGTTGCAGAACAACGGCTGCGCATTCAATTGTATGGTATTTTGGTGCTTGTAGTTATTATCTTATTCTTGCTAATTGGCTTTTGGTGGAAATTGAGGAGGCAAAATAAAGAAATAGAGCGTTATGCCAAAAAGTTAGAAAACTCCAACAAAGTCAAGGAGATAATTCTTGCGGTTATTGGGCATGATCTGAGAACGCCTTTTAATGTAATTAGTACCAATGTTAGTTTGATATTGAGGAATCTAAATGATAAAAGAGCTGTTGCCTTAAATAAATCAATAGCGCAAGTTGATCTAGCTGCTAGAAAGGCTTATGTTATGATGGATGGCTTGATGCAGTGGGTGACCTTGAACAAAGAAGAAGTCAGCTTAAAAAAGAAAAAAAGAATTGTCCTAGATGTCTTGGTCAATAAGGTGTTAAATGAGTTGGATGCTTTAATAGAAGTGGGGGGACTTGTTGTTAAAAAGGAGGTTGATTTTATTCAGTTGAATACAGGAGCTAATTTATTGCAAATTGTTCTGCGTAACTTATTAACCAATGCAATTAAAAATACGCCCTTTAGCGGGGAGATCTGTATTCGTACACTTCTGAATAAAGAGGGCTGTTTGTTGCAAGTAGAGGATAGTGGTTTGGGAATACCTGAGGAGCAATTAGAACATTTATTTGCTTCCATCGATGTTATTCATGTTGCTCAAAAAGGAAGTGGCCTAG from Aureispira anguillae encodes:
- a CDS encoding ATP-binding protein, whose protein sequence is MNRTVLYCFLTLLLLGAGMEPTTAQTLESWYQRYRKLPNNDIAYYEERIGLLDSIIGKEIHQEVELVLPLIDTLAFLHQRLGHKARCNHTRYKTKGFMYAIRENYLEALNYYQKYSESETFRKESVDDGYFLLDVGNLYYDLKLYNLAKTYYQDAEQVFKNKENYRGLGTINSNYCLVAQELGQIDSALHYVQKALSLQENMVKDSFQIAYTYQVIGRLYSEHKHNYPKAIANFQKTISLLSNEDLKEDFGYNQFIRYLPQTYMRLGQVYYALNEVDSGYFYLHKALEKVKAIHQDHVFIYIGTESGKTWLEQGQLKEAEDLLLATEKLAEANGNDKGLERCYAYLKQIYTQKEDYKKAIYYAAKYEVSRNFFQEEEKRLFLINEQLLQQEKNQRILKQEQTIVAEQRLRIQLYGILVLVVIILFLLIGFWWKLRRQNKEIERYAKKLENSNKVKEIILAVIGHDLRTPFNVISTNVSLILRNLNDKRAVALNKSIAQVDLAARKAYVMMDGLMQWVTLNKEEVSLKKKKRIVLDVLVNKVLNELDALIEVGGLVVKKEVDFIQLNTGANLLQIVLRNLLTNAIKNTPFSGEICIRTLLNKEGCLLQVEDSGLGIPEEQLEHLFASIDVIHVAQKGSGLGLKIVKELCDELSIEIRAFNREGGGAVFELQIPDRDICRSEMVAHNVDNNTPSITQQKLTTNEKQFLKPYITQLLAHEVFEGTAIRAIVETIKQQSRKTTVMTWVTELEQVVFLNDEHTYKEFLKESVSDAK